In Actinoplanes sp. NBC_00393, a single genomic region encodes these proteins:
- a CDS encoding aminotransferase class V-fold PLP-dependent enzyme: MSAEDPPRSIPGARLLFSLDPAVSYLNHGSFGAVPVGVQRTQQRLRDEMEANPLRFYGTGLLDRIAHTRRHLAGFLGADPDGSALVPNTTAAVSLVLQSVRLGASDEVLMTDQMYGAVALAVRRQCRRSGASARTVAVPLGAPAREVVSRIRAALRPGRTRLLVVDQLASATAALFPVREIVAAAREHDIPVLVDAAHVPGMLPVDVSAIGADFWVGNLHKWGLAPRGTALLNVAPAWRRRIDPLVVSWDQEEGFPRSVEYQGTIDYTPWLAAPAGIFTLRTLGLEAVREHNAALVAYGQRVVGEALGLAPADLPDPGGPGVSIRVVPLPSGLATTVPEAHALRQQISDKLAVETAVNAWGGRGLLRLSAQVYNRPEEYHHLAEHLPALLSEFRSR; this comes from the coding sequence ATGAGCGCCGAAGATCCGCCACGGTCCATTCCCGGCGCCCGGCTTCTGTTCTCGCTGGATCCGGCGGTGTCCTATCTCAACCACGGGTCGTTCGGCGCGGTCCCGGTCGGGGTGCAGCGCACCCAGCAACGGCTGCGGGACGAGATGGAGGCGAACCCGCTGCGGTTCTACGGGACCGGGCTGCTCGACCGGATCGCGCACACGCGGCGGCATCTGGCGGGATTTCTGGGCGCCGACCCGGACGGGAGCGCCCTGGTTCCGAACACGACTGCCGCGGTGTCGCTGGTTCTGCAGTCGGTGCGGCTGGGCGCCTCCGACGAGGTGCTGATGACCGATCAGATGTACGGGGCGGTCGCGCTGGCCGTACGCCGGCAGTGTCGCCGCTCGGGGGCCAGCGCGCGCACGGTGGCGGTGCCGCTCGGGGCGCCGGCGCGGGAGGTGGTGTCCCGGATCCGGGCGGCGCTGCGGCCCGGCCGGACCCGGCTGCTGGTGGTCGATCAGCTGGCGTCGGCCACGGCTGCGCTCTTTCCGGTACGCGAGATCGTCGCCGCCGCCCGCGAACACGACATCCCGGTGCTGGTCGACGCGGCGCACGTGCCCGGGATGCTGCCGGTGGACGTGAGTGCGATCGGGGCCGACTTCTGGGTCGGCAACCTGCACAAGTGGGGTCTCGCGCCGCGGGGCACCGCGCTGTTGAACGTCGCTCCGGCCTGGCGGCGCCGGATCGACCCGCTGGTCGTGTCCTGGGATCAGGAGGAGGGTTTCCCGAGGTCCGTCGAGTATCAGGGGACGATCGACTACACCCCGTGGCTGGCGGCTCCGGCGGGGATCTTCACCCTGCGGACGCTCGGGCTGGAAGCGGTCCGGGAGCACAATGCGGCGCTCGTCGCGTACGGCCAACGGGTTGTCGGTGAGGCCCTCGGCCTCGCGCCCGCTGACCTGCCTGACCCCGGCGGACCCGGGGTTTCGATTCGTGTCGTGCCACTGCCTTCGGGGCTGGCGACCACGGTGCCGGAGGCGCACGCGCTGCGGCAGCAGATCTCCGACAAGCTGGCGGTGGAGACCGCGGTGAACGCGTGGGGCGGGCGTGGGCTGTTGCGGTTGAGCGCGCAGGTCTACAACCGGCCGGAGGAGTATCACCACCTGGCCGAGCATCTTCCCGCGTTGTTGAGCGAGTTCAGGAGTCGCTGA
- a CDS encoding murein hydrolase activator EnvC family protein, translated as MLPVVLTSALALAVPAFVPVFVSAAPAPPASLAFVPVSRYRWPVEPPRVVRRFDPPAQQWLAGHRGVDLAATPGATVRAAGAGTVVYAQILAGRGVVSVAHPNGLRTTYEPVTATVTLGDQVSAGQPLGTVGAGHPGCPENACLHWGLRRGAVYLDPLALLGLGRVRLLPLSDS; from the coding sequence ATGCTTCCTGTTGTCCTGACGTCCGCTTTGGCTCTGGCCGTTCCTGCCTTTGTTCCGGTCTTTGTTTCGGCGGCGCCGGCTCCTCCGGCCTCGCTCGCCTTTGTCCCGGTCTCCCGATATCGCTGGCCGGTGGAGCCGCCGCGCGTGGTTCGCCGGTTCGATCCGCCCGCCCAGCAGTGGCTGGCCGGTCACCGCGGCGTCGACCTCGCCGCCACTCCCGGCGCAACCGTCCGGGCCGCCGGCGCCGGGACGGTCGTCTACGCGCAGATCCTCGCCGGCCGCGGTGTCGTCAGCGTCGCCCACCCGAACGGCCTGCGCACCACCTACGAGCCGGTAACCGCAACGGTCACCCTCGGTGATCAGGTATCGGCGGGCCAGCCGCTCGGCACCGTCGGCGCCGGCCATCCCGGCTGCCCGGAGAACGCCTGCCTGCACTGGGGCCTCCGGCGGGGCGCCGTCTACCTCGACCCGCTCGCCCTCCTCGGCCTCGGCCGGGTCCGCCTGCTGCCGCTCAGCGACTCCTGA
- a CDS encoding DUF2469 domain-containing protein — MSAEDLEKYETEMELQLYREYRDIVRQFSYVVETERRFYLANQVDLHVRNSDGEVYFEVEMHDAWVWDMYRPARFVKNVRVMTFKDVNVEELEKPDISLPDDAGFGG, encoded by the coding sequence ATGAGCGCAGAGGATCTCGAGAAGTACGAGACCGAGATGGAGCTGCAGCTCTACCGGGAGTACCGCGACATCGTCCGACAGTTCTCCTACGTGGTGGAGACCGAGCGCCGGTTCTACCTGGCCAACCAGGTCGACCTGCATGTGCGCAACTCCGACGGCGAGGTGTACTTCGAGGTCGAGATGCACGACGCCTGGGTCTGGGACATGTATAGGCCGGCGCGGTTCGTGAAGAACGTGCGGGTGATGACGTTCAAGGATGTGAACGTCGAGGAGCTGGAGAAGCCGGACATTTCGCTGCCGGATGATGCTGGGTTCGGGGGATAG
- a CDS encoding ribonuclease HII, translated as MLAPPRTVVRREAGLYALEQALQRRGFRHVAGADEAGRGACAGPLVAAAAILPEGKRGEIPGLADSKLLTAAARDRVYEHVVERALAWSVMIIPPTEVDARGLHVCNLAAMRRALASLTVRPEYVLTDGFPVDGLGVPGLAVWKGDRVAACVAAASVLAKVTRDRLMIELDEQFPHYGFAVHKGYITDEHSAALLRHGPCAEHRFSYVNVAAASGRGNRPPRARRPVETPAALFDVSVTEPLLLPGTAEGTVGVASGEQPQPSPSVGEDEAMEGEKR; from the coding sequence ATGCTGGCCCCACCTCGTACCGTGGTTCGCCGCGAGGCCGGGCTCTACGCTCTGGAGCAGGCACTGCAGCGCCGGGGCTTCCGGCATGTGGCCGGCGCCGACGAGGCCGGCCGCGGCGCCTGCGCCGGTCCGCTGGTGGCCGCCGCCGCGATCCTGCCGGAGGGCAAGCGCGGCGAGATTCCCGGCCTGGCCGACTCGAAACTGCTGACCGCTGCCGCCCGGGACCGGGTCTACGAGCACGTCGTGGAGCGGGCGCTGGCCTGGTCCGTGATGATCATTCCGCCGACCGAGGTCGACGCGCGCGGCCTGCACGTCTGCAACCTGGCGGCGATGCGCCGCGCGCTGGCCTCGCTCACCGTCCGCCCGGAGTACGTGTTGACCGACGGTTTCCCGGTCGACGGCCTGGGCGTGCCCGGCCTCGCGGTGTGGAAGGGTGACCGGGTCGCGGCCTGCGTCGCCGCCGCCAGCGTGCTGGCGAAAGTCACCCGGGACCGGCTCATGATCGAGCTGGACGAGCAGTTCCCGCACTACGGCTTCGCCGTGCACAAGGGTTACATCACCGACGAGCACAGCGCCGCGCTGCTCCGCCACGGGCCGTGCGCCGAGCACCGGTTCTCGTACGTCAATGTCGCCGCGGCATCCGGCCGTGGAAACCGGCCCCCGCGGGCACGCCGCCCGGTGGAGACCCCAGCGGCGCTGTTCGACGTATCCGTTACGGAGCCGCTGCTGCTTCCGGGGACAGCTGAGGGTACCGTCGGCGTGGCGTCGGGCGAGCAGCCTCAGCCGTCGCCGTCGGTGGGGGAAGATGAGGCCATGGAGGGCGAGAAGCGATGA
- a CDS encoding NUDIX hydrolase — MTVIDRRAGRVLLVDLAGRVLLLHGGDPARPEQRWWFTAGGGLADGETVAEAAARELFEETGLRVTPGDLGEPVWHETTEFSYDGRDYRQEQDFFLLRVADWQVDTAGMDAEEKLTITEHRWWSAAEIEASTEQIFPLDLADLLRRCC, encoded by the coding sequence GTGACCGTGATTGACCGGCGCGCCGGCCGCGTCCTCCTCGTCGATCTCGCGGGCCGGGTGTTGCTGCTGCACGGCGGTGATCCGGCCCGGCCGGAGCAGCGGTGGTGGTTCACCGCCGGTGGTGGCCTCGCCGACGGCGAGACCGTCGCCGAGGCGGCGGCCCGCGAGCTGTTCGAGGAGACCGGGCTGCGGGTGACACCGGGCGACCTGGGCGAGCCGGTCTGGCACGAGACCACCGAGTTTTCGTACGACGGTCGCGACTACCGCCAGGAGCAGGACTTCTTCCTGCTCCGGGTGGCCGACTGGCAGGTCGACACGGCCGGGATGGACGCCGAGGAGAAACTCACCATCACCGAGCACCGATGGTGGTCGGCGGCCGAGATCGAGGCGAGCACCGAGCAGATCTTCCCGCTCGATCTGGCCGACCTGTTGCGGCGGTGCTGCTGA
- the lepB gene encoding signal peptidase I yields MIDEQTEKRRGSFWRELPILLGVAILVAVLVRAFVLQTFYIPSPSMEHTLNVWDRVLVNKLVYDFRDPRRGEIVVFKAPKEWQSGAEGEDFIKRVIGTPGDNVVCCDEQQRLQINGVSLDEPYIYTETDGTRNQVADQEFDITVPAGRLWVMGDHREASGDSLEHYEQSTATDEAGKIDDATVPVDSVVGRAFTIFWPASRASWLSVPETYDAIPNAASGK; encoded by the coding sequence GTGATTGACGAGCAGACCGAAAAGCGCCGGGGCTCCTTCTGGCGCGAGCTTCCCATCCTCCTGGGTGTCGCGATTCTCGTTGCGGTGCTCGTTCGCGCGTTCGTGCTCCAGACGTTCTACATCCCGTCGCCGTCGATGGAGCACACCCTCAACGTGTGGGACCGGGTGCTGGTCAACAAGCTCGTCTACGACTTCCGCGACCCGCGCCGGGGCGAGATCGTGGTCTTCAAGGCGCCCAAGGAGTGGCAGTCCGGCGCCGAGGGTGAGGACTTCATCAAGCGCGTCATCGGCACCCCGGGCGACAACGTGGTGTGCTGCGACGAACAGCAGCGGCTCCAGATCAACGGCGTCTCGCTCGACGAGCCGTACATCTACACCGAGACCGACGGCACCCGGAATCAGGTGGCCGACCAGGAGTTCGACATCACCGTGCCGGCGGGCCGGCTCTGGGTGATGGGCGACCACCGGGAGGCGTCCGGCGACTCCCTGGAGCACTACGAGCAGAGCACGGCCACCGACGAGGCCGGCAAGATCGATGACGCCACGGTGCCGGTCGACTCGGTCGTCGGGCGCGCCTTCACGATTTTCTGGCCGGCCAGCCGGGCCTCCTGGCTGTCGGTGCCGGAGACGTACGACGCGATCCCGAACGCCGCCTCGGGGAAGTAG
- the lepB gene encoding signal peptidase I, giving the protein MRSVEPMEGYGPTARRRRGISRRKEMPLWQELPLLLVVAFCLAVLIRTFLVQAFFIPSGSMENTLEVNDRVLVNKVVYDMRDPLRGEIVVFRGTEDWAPEVTEPVSDAFIAKLGRTVGDLVGISRPGERDFIKRVIGLPGDKVACCDEQGRITVNGVGIDEPYISEGFNSDLNQPPIAGQCTSRRFAEVTVPAGQMFVMGDHRSVSQDARCQGPVPIENIIGRAFVVVWPSDRFNSLSVPDVWKQFAADQPTAAGAKPQPQPKADPVVAANVLPLLIGVALSARSGMSFVTRRRRLRA; this is encoded by the coding sequence ATGCGAAGCGTGGAACCGATGGAAGGCTACGGGCCGACGGCCCGGCGGCGGCGTGGGATCTCCCGGCGCAAGGAGATGCCGCTCTGGCAGGAGTTGCCGCTGCTGCTCGTGGTCGCCTTCTGCCTGGCGGTGCTGATCCGCACCTTCCTGGTCCAGGCGTTCTTCATCCCGTCCGGGTCGATGGAGAACACCCTCGAGGTCAACGACCGGGTGCTGGTCAACAAGGTCGTCTACGACATGCGCGACCCGCTGCGCGGCGAGATCGTGGTCTTCCGCGGCACCGAGGACTGGGCGCCCGAGGTCACCGAACCGGTCAGTGACGCCTTCATTGCGAAACTCGGCCGCACGGTCGGCGACCTGGTCGGCATCAGCCGCCCCGGCGAGCGCGACTTCATCAAACGGGTGATCGGCCTTCCGGGTGACAAGGTGGCCTGCTGCGACGAGCAGGGCCGGATCACCGTCAACGGGGTCGGCATCGACGAGCCGTACATCAGTGAGGGCTTCAACTCCGACCTGAACCAGCCGCCGATCGCCGGTCAGTGCACCAGCCGCCGGTTCGCCGAGGTCACCGTGCCGGCCGGCCAGATGTTCGTGATGGGCGACCACCGCTCGGTCTCCCAGGACGCGCGCTGCCAGGGCCCGGTGCCGATCGAGAACATCATCGGGCGGGCCTTCGTGGTGGTCTGGCCGAGTGACCGATTCAACAGTCTGAGCGTCCCGGACGTGTGGAAACAGTTCGCCGCGGACCAGCCGACCGCGGCCGGGGCGAAACCGCAACCGCAGCCCAAAGCCGACCCGGTCGTCGCTGCGAACGTTTTGCCGCTTCTCATCGGAGTGGCTTTATCCGCGCGTTCCGGCATGTCGTTCGTGACTCGACGACGTAGGCTCCGAGCGTGA
- the rplS gene encoding 50S ribosomal protein L19 produces MNTLDALDAQSQRTDIPSFRAGDTIKVHGRVVEGNRSRVQVFQGVVIARQGAGLRETFKVRKISFGVGVERTYPINSPAIDRIEVVTRGDVRRAKLYYLRELRGKKAKIKELREKQTV; encoded by the coding sequence ATGAACACGCTGGACGCTCTCGACGCCCAGTCGCAGCGCACCGACATTCCCAGCTTCCGCGCCGGTGACACGATCAAGGTGCACGGCCGGGTCGTCGAAGGTAACCGGTCCCGTGTCCAGGTCTTCCAGGGCGTCGTGATCGCCCGCCAGGGCGCCGGCCTCCGCGAGACCTTCAAGGTTCGGAAGATCAGCTTCGGCGTCGGTGTCGAGCGGACCTACCCGATCAACAGCCCGGCGATCGACCGGATCGAGGTCGTCACCCGCGGTGACGTGCGTCGCGCCAAGCTCTACTACCTGCGTGAGCTCCGCGGCAAGAAGGCCAAGATCAAGGAGCTGCGGGAGAAGCAGACCGTCTGA
- the trmD gene encoding tRNA (guanosine(37)-N1)-methyltransferase TrmD, protein MKVDIISIFPDYFAPLDLSLIGKARTTGVLQLAVHDLRTWTQDVHRTVDDTPYGGGPGMVMRPEPWGQALDAVAGPEATLVVPSPVGKPFTQADAHQLAELDHLVFACGRYEGIDQRVIDDAADRMPVREVSLGDYVLFGGEVAVIVIMEAVTRLLPGVLGNAESLTEESHAAGLLEAPVYTKPQSWRDREVPDVLRSGDHGRIARWRREQSMFRTASRRPDMWAAYPPENLDKKDRKALAEGGFQIPPPRVAE, encoded by the coding sequence GTGAAGGTCGACATCATCTCGATCTTCCCGGACTACTTCGCCCCGCTCGACCTCTCGCTGATCGGCAAGGCGCGGACGACCGGTGTGCTCCAGCTGGCGGTCCACGATCTGCGCACCTGGACCCAGGACGTGCACCGTACGGTCGACGACACCCCGTACGGCGGTGGTCCCGGCATGGTGATGCGGCCGGAACCGTGGGGGCAGGCACTGGACGCTGTCGCCGGGCCGGAGGCGACTCTGGTCGTACCGTCGCCGGTCGGCAAACCCTTCACCCAGGCCGACGCCCACCAGCTCGCCGAGCTGGACCACCTGGTCTTCGCCTGCGGGCGGTACGAGGGCATCGACCAGCGGGTGATCGACGACGCGGCGGACCGGATGCCGGTGCGTGAGGTGTCCCTCGGCGACTACGTGCTCTTCGGCGGCGAGGTCGCGGTCATCGTGATCATGGAAGCGGTCACCCGGCTGCTGCCCGGGGTGCTCGGCAACGCCGAGTCGCTCACCGAGGAGTCGCACGCCGCCGGCCTGCTGGAGGCCCCGGTCTACACCAAGCCGCAGTCCTGGCGGGACCGGGAGGTGCCGGACGTGCTGCGTTCCGGCGACCACGGCCGGATCGCCCGCTGGCGCCGCGAGCAGAGCATGTTCCGGACCGCCTCGCGCCGCCCCGACATGTGGGCCGCCTACCCGCCGGAGAATCTGGACAAGAAGGATCGGAAGGCGCTGGCCGAGGGCGGATTTCAGATCCCGCCTCCGCGTGTGGCAGAGTAG
- the rimM gene encoding ribosome maturation factor RimM (Essential for efficient processing of 16S rRNA), whose amino-acid sequence MLVVGQIGKPHGIRGEVSVVVRTDEPEERFTTGSVFITEVPRDRRVSAGPAAAPTPGAQWEVPKQLVLEQIRWHQGRGIALFEGIYDRNLAEAMRGVYLQVDSADLAPPEDPEEFHDYQLVGLRVESVDGTALGTVQRIEHAPSSDLIVLARTGGGTALIPFVTVMVPTVDIAGGRVIVDLPEGLLDL is encoded by the coding sequence CTGCTCGTCGTCGGCCAGATCGGTAAGCCGCACGGCATCCGGGGCGAGGTCTCGGTGGTCGTGCGGACCGACGAGCCCGAGGAACGCTTCACGACCGGGTCGGTGTTCATCACGGAGGTCCCCCGGGACCGCCGGGTGAGCGCCGGCCCGGCGGCAGCGCCCACCCCCGGTGCTCAGTGGGAAGTTCCCAAGCAACTCGTCCTCGAGCAGATCCGCTGGCATCAGGGCCGCGGGATCGCGCTCTTCGAGGGCATCTACGACCGCAACCTCGCCGAGGCGATGCGCGGCGTCTACCTCCAGGTGGACAGCGCCGATCTGGCGCCCCCGGAGGACCCGGAGGAGTTCCACGACTACCAGCTCGTCGGGCTGCGCGTGGAGTCGGTCGACGGCACGGCGCTGGGTACCGTGCAGCGGATCGAGCACGCCCCGTCCTCCGACCTGATCGTGCTGGCCCGGACCGGCGGCGGGACGGCTCTGATCCCGTTCGTCACGGTGATGGTCCCGACCGTCGACATCGCCGGCGGCCGCGTGATCGTCGATCTCCCGGAAGGTCTCCTGGATCTGTGA
- a CDS encoding RNA-binding protein, with the protein MPAPTRADGALRPALEHLVKGIVDNPDDVRVRLVDSRRGKRLEVRVHPEDLGTVIGRGGRTAKALRQVIGSIGGRGIRVDIVDAY; encoded by the coding sequence GTGCCGGCGCCGACGCGAGCTGACGGGGCGCTCCGGCCCGCGCTGGAGCACCTCGTCAAGGGCATCGTCGACAACCCGGACGACGTCCGGGTCCGGCTGGTCGACTCGCGCCGCGGCAAGCGGCTCGAGGTTCGCGTGCACCCGGAGGACCTGGGAACGGTCATCGGGCGCGGCGGGCGTACGGCCAAGGCTCTGCGTCAGGTCATCGGTTCGATCGGCGGCCGCGGCATCCGCGTAGACATCGTCGACGCGTACTGA
- the rpsP gene encoding 30S ribosomal protein S16: MAVKIRLLRMGKIRNPQYRIVVADSRTKRDGRAIEYVGIYQPKEHPSVIEVKSDRVQYWLSVGAQPSEPVQRILEKTGDWQKFKGLPAPPPLLVAPSKQSKTEVYEAEAKAAAGLADTKPATAPKSSKKAAAPEAAEAKPAQTKAADPAEPNREAVAETAQDPAGAGADAS; the protein is encoded by the coding sequence GTGGCCGTTAAGATCCGGCTTCTGCGGATGGGCAAGATCCGCAACCCGCAGTACCGCATCGTCGTCGCCGACTCGCGCACCAAGCGCGACGGCCGTGCCATCGAGTACGTCGGCATCTACCAGCCGAAGGAACACCCTTCGGTGATCGAGGTCAAGTCCGACCGCGTTCAGTACTGGCTCTCCGTCGGCGCGCAGCCGAGCGAGCCCGTGCAGCGGATCCTGGAGAAGACCGGCGACTGGCAGAAGTTCAAGGGCCTGCCGGCCCCGCCGCCGCTGCTGGTCGCGCCGAGCAAGCAGAGCAAGACCGAGGTGTACGAGGCGGAGGCCAAGGCTGCCGCGGGTCTCGCCGACACCAAGCCGGCCACCGCGCCGAAGTCGAGCAAGAAGGCCGCTGCTCCGGAGGCCGCCGAGGCCAAGCCGGCGCAGACCAAGGCCGCCGACCCGGCCGAGCCCAACCGCGAGGCCGTCGCCGAGACTGCACAGGACCCGGCCGGTGCCGGCGCCGACGCGAGCTGA
- a CDS encoding DUF402 domain-containing protein encodes MIFDPGRPLVYRNFSAGRLVNVRLCRVVSDDERGLLLWLARGSAAIIEVATDGRGVRSMPFAEWVTVGHKLVPAAWNGPGILKFIPSEGEHSVWFFRTDEGVFKEWYVNLEEHAVRWDDGALAGVDVVDQDLDVVVAPDRSWQWKDEDEFAERLALPEHYWVPSPDEVWAEGRRVIKKIEAGDFPFDGTWTDFQPDPAWPVPTEMPPGWDRPGAR; translated from the coding sequence GTGATTTTCGACCCAGGCCGGCCCCTCGTCTACCGCAACTTCTCGGCGGGCCGGCTGGTGAACGTCCGGCTTTGCCGGGTGGTCTCCGACGACGAGCGTGGCCTGCTGCTCTGGCTGGCCCGCGGCTCGGCGGCGATCATCGAGGTGGCGACCGACGGCCGCGGTGTCCGCAGCATGCCGTTCGCCGAGTGGGTGACGGTCGGGCACAAGCTGGTCCCGGCCGCGTGGAACGGCCCCGGCATCCTCAAGTTCATCCCGTCCGAGGGTGAGCACTCGGTGTGGTTCTTCCGCACCGACGAGGGCGTCTTCAAGGAGTGGTACGTCAACCTCGAGGAGCACGCGGTCCGCTGGGACGACGGCGCCCTCGCCGGGGTCGACGTGGTCGATCAGGACCTGGACGTGGTGGTCGCGCCGGACCGGTCGTGGCAGTGGAAGGACGAGGACGAGTTCGCCGAGCGGCTCGCCCTGCCGGAGCACTACTGGGTGCCTTCCCCGGACGAGGTCTGGGCGGAGGGCCGGCGGGTGATCAAGAAGATCGAGGCCGGCGACTTCCCGTTCGACGGCACCTGGACCGATTTCCAGCCGGACCCGGCGTGGCCGGTGCCCACCGAGATGCCGCCCGGCTGGGACCGGCCCGGAGCGCGTTGA
- the proS gene encoding proline--tRNA ligase — MARVLTPRAEDFPRWYQDLIAKAQLADNGPVRGTMVIRPVGYAIWERMQADMDARIKEQGVQNAYFPLFIPENYLRREADHVEGFSPELAVVTHAGGKELAEPLVVRPTSETVIGEFMAKWVDSYRDLPLLLNQWANVVRWELRPRTFLRTTEFLWQEGHTAHATEADAREHARDIHKNVYEAFMTEMLAIPVVPGRKTKGERFAGATNTMTVEAMMRDGKALQMGTSHELGQNFAKAFDITYSSAERTVEHAWTTSWGTSTRMVGGLIMVHGDDNGLRLPPRLAPIQVQIMVVKAGEGVAEAAAKLRDDLKTAGVRVKLDDRADIPFGRRAVDAELQGIPIRVEVGPRDLANGNAVVARRIDGSKSPIALAEVANDVVAALKADQQRLYDDALAFREEHTVDVKTLGEALEASQTGWARVPWSAVGEAGEKEANGKAVTVRCLTRQDGTMPESDEEPDLVAYLGRSY, encoded by the coding sequence ATGGCTCGCGTGCTCACTCCCCGTGCGGAGGACTTTCCCCGCTGGTACCAGGACCTGATCGCCAAGGCGCAGCTCGCCGACAACGGCCCGGTGCGCGGCACGATGGTGATCCGGCCGGTCGGCTACGCCATCTGGGAGCGCATGCAGGCCGACATGGACGCCCGCATCAAGGAGCAGGGCGTCCAGAACGCGTACTTCCCGCTCTTCATCCCGGAGAACTACCTGCGCCGCGAGGCCGACCACGTGGAGGGCTTCTCGCCGGAGCTGGCCGTGGTCACCCACGCCGGTGGCAAGGAGCTCGCCGAGCCGCTCGTCGTCCGTCCCACCAGCGAGACGGTGATCGGCGAGTTCATGGCCAAGTGGGTCGACTCGTACCGTGATCTGCCCCTGCTGCTCAACCAGTGGGCCAACGTGGTCCGGTGGGAGCTGCGGCCGCGCACCTTCCTGCGCACCACCGAGTTCCTCTGGCAGGAGGGGCACACCGCGCACGCCACCGAGGCCGACGCCCGCGAGCATGCCCGGGACATCCACAAGAACGTCTACGAGGCGTTCATGACCGAGATGCTGGCCATCCCGGTGGTGCCCGGCCGCAAGACCAAGGGTGAGCGGTTCGCCGGCGCCACCAACACGATGACCGTCGAGGCCATGATGCGCGACGGCAAGGCCCTGCAGATGGGCACCTCGCACGAGCTCGGGCAGAACTTCGCGAAGGCCTTCGACATCACCTATTCGTCGGCCGAGCGGACCGTCGAGCACGCCTGGACCACCTCGTGGGGCACGTCGACCCGCATGGTGGGCGGCCTGATCATGGTGCACGGCGACGACAACGGGCTGCGGCTGCCGCCGCGCCTGGCGCCGATCCAGGTCCAGATCATGGTGGTCAAGGCCGGCGAGGGCGTCGCGGAAGCAGCGGCCAAGCTGCGCGACGACCTCAAGACCGCGGGTGTACGGGTGAAGCTCGACGATCGTGCCGACATCCCGTTCGGCCGGCGTGCCGTCGACGCCGAACTCCAGGGCATCCCGATCCGCGTCGAGGTCGGCCCGCGTGACCTGGCCAACGGCAATGCCGTGGTGGCCCGCCGGATCGACGGCAGCAAGTCGCCGATCGCCCTGGCCGAGGTGGCGAACGATGTCGTCGCCGCCCTCAAGGCCGACCAGCAGCGGCTCTACGACGACGCGCTGGCGTTCCGCGAGGAGCACACGGTCGACGTGAAGACCCTCGGTGAGGCGCTCGAGGCGTCGCAGACCGGCTGGGCCCGGGTGCCGTGGTCGGCGGTCGGCGAGGCCGGCGAGAAGGAGGCGAACGGCAAGGCCGTCACGGTCCGTTGCCTGACCCGCCAGGACGGGACGATGCCGGAGTCCGACGAGGAACCGGACCTGGTGGCGTACCTCGGTCGTTCGTACTGA
- a CDS encoding SigE family RNA polymerase sigma factor: protein MDFDGFYRDTSRRLMRYAYGLTGDAGEAQDLVQEAYARAWQRWRRVSRYEDPEAWLRLVVNRLSTDRWRRLFVRRDRAAAEPPRPPVAPPSENTVLLVAAMRTLPAAHRNALALHYLLDRSIADIAAETGVSIGTVKSWLSRGRAGLATALEPALLPEGTSDAH, encoded by the coding sequence ATGGACTTCGACGGGTTCTACCGGGACACCTCCCGGCGGTTGATGCGATACGCGTACGGCCTGACCGGGGACGCCGGTGAGGCCCAGGACCTGGTGCAGGAGGCGTACGCCCGGGCCTGGCAACGCTGGCGCCGGGTCTCGAGATACGAGGATCCGGAGGCCTGGCTGCGGCTGGTGGTGAACCGGCTCTCCACCGACCGGTGGCGCCGGCTGTTCGTCCGGCGCGACCGGGCCGCGGCCGAACCACCGCGTCCACCGGTCGCCCCGCCGTCGGAGAACACCGTGCTGCTGGTGGCGGCCATGCGGACGCTGCCGGCCGCGCACCGCAACGCGCTGGCGCTGCACTACCTCCTCGACCGGTCGATCGCCGACATCGCCGCGGAGACCGGCGTCTCCATCGGCACCGTCAAATCGTGGTTGTCCCGCGGCCGGGCCGGCCTGGCGACCGCACTCGAACCTGCTCTTCTGCCGGAGGGAACGTCCGATGCCCACTGA